A single Nicotiana tabacum cultivar K326 chromosome 5, ASM71507v2, whole genome shotgun sequence DNA region contains:
- the LOC107827344 gene encoding shewanella-like protein phosphatase 2, protein MESQSNLTCQNLPTIFSSFVDTFVDFSVSGGLFLPPQPTITSSPNQTILPSPNRLIAIGDLHGDFQKTKQAFKLAGLIDDHGKWCGGSTTVVQIGDVLDRGGQELKILYFLEKLKREAAKVNGNLITMNGNHEIMNVDGDFRYVTKEGLQEFQDWAFWYCVGNDMKELCDGFDKECVKDPFLGIPFEFHGVNQELFDGIRTRIAALRPNGPISERFLGKNQTVVVVGDSVFVHGGLLTKHVDYGLENVNEEVRDWICGVRGRVSRDLVRGRNSIVWLRKFSHELAKDCDCSTLEHVLATIPGAKRMIMGHTIQESGINGVCDNQAIRIDVGMSKGCTNGLPEVLEIDRDKGLRILTSNPLYRDVKESSLDVKSRDGLGLLLPELGPKQVEVKA, encoded by the coding sequence ATGGAGTCACAATCCAATCTAACATGCCAAAATCTCCCAACCATCTTCTCCTCTTTCGTTGACACATTCGTCGATTTCTCTGTCAGTGGAGGCCTCTTTTTACCTCCACAACCAACAATAACTTCGTCACCAAACCAAACTATATTACCTTCTCCTAATCGTTTAATTGCAATAGGTGACTTACATGGTGATTTCCAAAAAACCAAACAAGCCTTTAAACTTGCTGGCTTAATTGATGACCATGGCAAGTGGTGTGGTGGGTCCACTACAGTTGTTCAAATAGGTGATGTACTTGACCGTGGTGGCCAAGAATTAAAGattctttattttcttgaaaaactgaAAAGGGAAGCTGCTAAGGTAAATGGTAATTTAATTACTATGAATGGTAATCATGAGATTATGAATGTTGATGGTGATTTTAGGTATGTTACTAAAGAGGGTCTTCAAGAATTTCAAGATTGGGCTTTTTGGTATTGCGTAGGCAATGATATGAAAGAATTATGTGATGGTTTTGATAAAGAGTGTGTTAAAGATCCATTTTTGGGGATACCCTTTGAGTTTCATGGTGTAAATCAGGAGCTCTTTGATGGTATTAGAACAAGAATTGCAGCATTAAGGCCAAATGGGCCGATTTCGGAGAGGTTTTTGGGAAAGAATCAaacagttgttgttgttggtgattCTGTGTTTGTTCATGGTGGACTTTTGACTAAACATGTGGATTATGGATTGGAGAATGTGAATGAGGAAGTGAGGGATTGGATTTGTGGGGTGAGGGGAAGAGTTTCGAGGGATTTGGTGAGGGGGAGGAATTCCATTGTTTGGTTGAGGAAGTTTTCGCATGAGTTGGCGAAGGATTGTGATTGTTCTACTCTTGAACACGTGCTTGCTACAATTCCAGGAGCGAAAAGGATGATAATGGGACATACAATTCAAGAAAGTGGGATTAATGGAGTTTGCGATAACCAAGCTATAAGGATTGATGTAGGAATGTCAAAGGGATGTACTAATGGATTGCCTGAGGTTTTAGAGATTGATAGGGATAAAGGGTTGAGGATTTTGACATCAAATCCCTTGTATCGGGATGTAAAGGAGAGTTCTTTGGATGTTAAATCTAGGGATGGGCTTGGTTTGCTGCTCCCTGAATTAGGACCAAAGCAAGTTGAGGTGAAGGCATAA